The Terriglobia bacterium genome has a window encoding:
- a CDS encoding HAMP domain-containing histidine kinase, with protein sequence MRFLPSRTVSSIGIVVALAVILAVLAVLQYRWSGQVSEAERERMQASLRNATTQFRQEFNRDLQQLGQSFQPDPTILASRDWQRYARSSADLLTGAERSLASSVYLWIAGDDANPQLLKLMPDAKSFASVPWPARFEGVRERYERTFVGSARPPADVRPFSWTMISGIPLLLHPLMVFQPPSEPPTANVHFLGYLMVELSLDSIRAELLPELAQRYFGGPDGFIYKVAILSGRDPGAIIYQSDPNLPAAAFASPDASVPLLDESRARMGRRGPGMGGDLRPPNPDAPRPAFVPSGRGRGRGSPGILAGNDGTDWELIVKHSQGSLEAVVAGLRRRNLAISFGILLMLASSMALIIAYTQRAQRLAQLQMDFVAGVSHELRTPLAVICSAGDNLAEGVVADSSQQIRQYGELVRDEGWRLTGMVEQILQFASHQKGRRQYNLTPVRADEITEKALEKVRPMIEAAGFALEKSIQQDPARVNVDAHALSQCIENLISNALKYSGGSRWLAVRTQRAQGGKGSELLLTVEDRGMGIEPADLPHIFDPFYRGRAATAAQIHGTGLGLCMAREAVVAMGGSISVKTTPGRGSAFTIHLPALPPEEAELSAGPVQS encoded by the coding sequence ATGAGGTTCCTGCCCAGCCGCACGGTCTCGTCGATTGGCATTGTCGTAGCTCTCGCGGTGATCCTGGCAGTTCTCGCCGTGTTGCAGTATCGCTGGAGCGGCCAGGTCAGCGAGGCCGAGCGCGAGCGAATGCAGGCCAGCCTGAGAAACGCCACCACCCAGTTTCGACAGGAGTTCAACCGCGATCTTCAGCAGCTGGGGCAGTCATTTCAACCCGATCCGACAATCCTGGCGAGCAGGGACTGGCAACGTTACGCCCGGAGCTCTGCCGACCTTTTGACCGGTGCCGAGAGATCCCTGGCGAGTTCAGTTTATCTCTGGATTGCCGGAGATGACGCAAATCCGCAACTTCTGAAACTGATGCCGGATGCGAAATCCTTCGCCTCCGTTCCGTGGCCGGCCCGATTCGAGGGCGTGCGCGAACGGTACGAACGTACATTTGTGGGCTCCGCGCGGCCGCCTGCCGACGTTCGTCCTTTTTCCTGGACCATGATTTCCGGGATCCCGCTGTTGCTTCATCCCCTCATGGTGTTCCAACCCCCGTCCGAGCCCCCCACGGCGAATGTGCATTTCCTCGGGTATCTGATGGTAGAGTTGAGCCTGGATTCCATCCGGGCTGAGCTGCTCCCCGAACTCGCTCAGAGATATTTTGGAGGTCCGGACGGCTTCATTTATAAAGTCGCCATCCTCAGCGGGCGCGATCCTGGCGCGATCATCTATCAGTCCGATCCCAACCTGCCGGCTGCGGCTTTCGCATCGCCTGATGCAAGTGTCCCTCTGCTGGATGAGTCCCGGGCGCGCATGGGCCGAAGGGGCCCGGGCATGGGCGGCGATCTGAGACCGCCGAACCCGGATGCCCCGCGCCCGGCGTTCGTCCCGTCCGGTCGGGGCAGGGGACGCGGCTCACCCGGAATTCTGGCCGGCAACGACGGTACCGACTGGGAGTTGATCGTAAAACACAGCCAGGGCTCGCTCGAGGCTGTGGTGGCCGGCCTGCGGCGGCGGAACCTGGCAATCAGCTTCGGCATCCTGCTGATGCTGGCCTCGAGTATGGCTTTGATCATCGCCTACACACAGAGAGCACAGCGTCTTGCCCAGCTCCAGATGGATTTTGTTGCAGGAGTTTCCCATGAGCTTAGGACGCCCCTGGCGGTGATTTGTTCGGCGGGTGACAATCTTGCGGAAGGAGTGGTCGCGGATTCGAGTCAGCAGATCCGGCAGTACGGCGAACTCGTTCGTGATGAGGGATGGAGGCTTACCGGCATGGTGGAGCAGATCCTCCAGTTCGCCAGTCATCAGAAAGGACGCCGGCAATACAACCTCACTCCGGTTCGGGCGGACGAGATCACCGAGAAGGCGCTGGAGAAGGTTCGTCCCATGATTGAAGCCGCCGGATTTGCGTTGGAAAAAAGCATCCAACAGGATCCGGCTCGGGTCAATGTAGATGCACATGCTTTGTCTCAGTGCATCGAAAACCTGATCAGCAATGCCTTGAAATACTCGGGAGGAAGTCGCTGGCTGGCGGTGCGAACGCAGCGCGCTCAGGGGGGAAAAGGCTCAGAGCTGCTGCTCACCGTTGAAGACCGGGGAATGGGAATCGAGCCCGCTGACCTTCCGCACATTTTCGACCCTTTTTATCGGGGTCGTGCGGCTACGGCTGCTCAGATTCATGGCACCGGTCTCGGCCTCTGTATGGCTCGCGAGGCTGTGGTCGCCATGGGAGGGAGCATCAGCGTCAAGACCACTCCGGGCAGGGGCAGCGCGTTCACGATCCATCTGCCCGCGCTGCCGCCTGAAGAAGCAGAATTGTCGGCCGGGCCGGTGCAGTCATGA